From a region of the Corallococcus coralloides DSM 2259 genome:
- a CDS encoding DUF4157 domain-containing protein, translating to MFHGTHPDTLGARTLDARHRWISPSLLVQACARGRALPWRLRVRFERAFGADLSAVRLHEHPLVASLGAQALCWGEQILFAPGALELDLTRGTRILAHELVHVLQQRAGRVPHGNGGNGLLVDEALEAEAESLAAQALSGERAHLTASWARTSPTPALQAYHVIQNAQFVAQDVNLHNATFETQRDGLRPHPYPKTHADSFLIDAGTANVMVRAHNQVALRFSDDNELAIEDTDPRHEQPKHFFATDSAITRCNRALRSAGSSYRIAKVPGPRYLEIGPPAQPGCLPFLSGPGPKRLFQVAMSEDGQLEPAVSQNCNEISGKVMGEQQDAQRTVRLKQSGNQLFLNLPRWQLGGWAPAFPAHGDIPFRLAVLITTFLFHGQGEGPNAAAARQRAVNDYQVGLQAALAGANTPNAQMAALAGYNGPIGRNYGRLVNRVRANAPMTLNGVNLNGPTLSARYEQLLFRLGLNAYADPRVGDAFQTYSVGAMERYQDAQLRNWMRMRDEVAPRPVAPIPPPVYCEPVWEYHWGGVVAESGADRITFENYARNYEDRDGPQLHGSESRSFFQMTRVPTGVNDPLIAQSWHESCYAHGFANALTLCVSKISRCGR from the coding sequence ATGTTTCACGGGACACACCCCGATACATTGGGAGCACGGACATTGGATGCTCGGCACCGTTGGATCTCCCCCTCGCTCCTGGTGCAGGCCTGCGCTCGGGGCCGGGCACTCCCATGGCGGTTGCGTGTCCGGTTCGAGCGCGCCTTCGGGGCCGACCTGAGCGCTGTGCGCCTTCACGAGCATCCCCTGGTCGCGAGCCTGGGGGCACAGGCCCTGTGCTGGGGAGAGCAGATCCTCTTCGCTCCGGGAGCGCTGGAGCTCGACCTGACTCGCGGGACCCGGATCCTCGCGCATGAGCTGGTGCATGTGCTGCAACAGCGCGCGGGGCGCGTCCCTCACGGGAACGGTGGGAACGGGCTGCTCGTGGATGAAGCCCTGGAAGCAGAGGCCGAGTCCCTGGCGGCACAGGCCCTCTCCGGTGAGCGTGCGCACCTCACGGCTTCCTGGGCGCGGACTTCACCCACTCCCGCGCTCCAGGCGTACCACGTCATCCAGAACGCCCAGTTCGTCGCCCAGGACGTCAATCTCCACAACGCTACCTTCGAAACCCAGCGGGACGGACTGCGGCCCCACCCCTACCCGAAGACGCACGCGGACAGCTTCCTCATCGACGCGGGGACGGCGAACGTCATGGTGCGGGCGCACAACCAGGTCGCGCTCCGGTTCTCGGATGACAACGAACTCGCCATCGAGGACACCGACCCCCGCCACGAGCAGCCCAAGCACTTCTTCGCCACGGACAGCGCCATCACACGGTGCAACCGCGCGTTGAGGTCCGCGGGCTCAAGCTATCGGATCGCCAAGGTCCCCGGGCCGCGCTACCTGGAAATCGGCCCTCCCGCGCAGCCGGGCTGCCTGCCCTTCCTGAGCGGCCCGGGACCCAAGCGGCTGTTCCAGGTGGCGATGTCCGAGGACGGGCAGCTGGAGCCCGCCGTGTCGCAGAACTGCAATGAAATCTCCGGCAAGGTCATGGGGGAGCAGCAGGACGCGCAGCGCACCGTGAGGCTCAAGCAGTCCGGCAATCAGCTCTTCCTGAATCTCCCGCGCTGGCAGCTCGGAGGATGGGCCCCTGCCTTCCCGGCCCATGGCGACATCCCCTTCCGCCTGGCGGTGCTCATCACCACGTTCCTCTTCCACGGACAGGGCGAGGGCCCCAACGCCGCCGCCGCCCGGCAACGCGCGGTCAATGACTACCAGGTGGGCTTGCAGGCCGCGCTGGCGGGCGCCAATACCCCCAATGCCCAGATGGCGGCGCTCGCGGGCTACAACGGCCCCATTGGCCGCAACTATGGCCGGCTGGTGAACCGGGTCCGGGCCAATGCCCCCATGACGCTCAACGGCGTCAACCTCAACGGGCCCACACTCAGCGCACGGTACGAGCAGCTCCTCTTCCGTCTGGGCCTCAATGCCTACGCGGACCCGCGGGTGGGCGATGCGTTCCAGACGTACTCCGTGGGCGCCATGGAGCGCTATCAGGATGCCCAGCTGCGCAACTGGATGCGGATGCGGGACGAGGTGGCTCCCCGCCCGGTGGCGCCCATTCCCCCACCTGTCTACTGCGAACCGGTGTGGGAGTATCACTGGGGCGGGGTGGTCGCGGAGAGCGGCGCGGACCGCATCACCTTCGAGAACTACGCCCGCAACTACGAGGACCGCGACGGTCCCCAGCTCCATGGCAGCGAGTCCCGCTCGTTCTTCCAGATGACCCGCGTGCCCACCGGGGTCAATGATCCGCTCATCGCCCAGTCCTGGCACGAGAGCTGTTACGCCCACGGCTTCGCCAATGCCCTGACGCTGTGTGTCTCCAAGATCAGCCGCTGCGGGCGCTGA
- a CDS encoding DUF3396 domain-containing protein yields the protein MNEAYPLIRLRDRGGWLVGRDGIVVSFFIHRDHTEVAPAIWRAIETYRRAIPAGSLNWYTSDDGDMVPLDDAGWEHNRREVIDCLEGGGRTAELRESPSETGGYQAEYYGRLLNSPFHDAPATALAFTFPTEYLVRHGVEHLRTLTFQLARELPFSFGYASFAIVSTQDSWRSGDWGKTEALLARYPGLGALGAGTFSSRLGTRALSPAWITFLGQPLLGQLGGIDALRNALPFPEVSLLPMDGDRVLVTLDEWPDPIDTQTKAIPPQYRALARLMEPFLFQYEGEELLPFQHDTNEWLRRFLKPSRQ from the coding sequence ATGAACGAAGCTTATCCCCTCATCCGGCTTCGCGACCGAGGCGGCTGGCTCGTGGGACGCGATGGCATCGTCGTGTCCTTCTTCATCCATCGAGACCATACAGAGGTCGCACCCGCCATCTGGCGAGCCATCGAGACCTACCGCCGAGCAATCCCCGCCGGCTCACTGAACTGGTATACTTCCGATGACGGCGACATGGTGCCGCTCGACGATGCGGGTTGGGAACACAACCGCCGGGAAGTGATTGACTGTCTCGAAGGCGGTGGAAGAACCGCTGAGTTGCGAGAGAGCCCCAGCGAAACCGGTGGCTACCAGGCCGAGTATTACGGACGGCTGCTCAACAGCCCGTTCCATGATGCTCCCGCTACCGCATTGGCGTTCACGTTCCCAACGGAATATCTCGTGAGACACGGTGTGGAGCACTTACGCACCCTTACCTTCCAACTGGCTCGCGAACTTCCCTTCAGCTTCGGGTACGCCAGCTTCGCCATTGTGTCGACACAGGACTCCTGGAGATCAGGCGACTGGGGCAAGACCGAAGCACTTCTCGCTCGCTACCCCGGCCTGGGTGCGCTTGGTGCCGGGACATTCAGCTCCCGTCTCGGAACCCGCGCCCTGAGCCCCGCGTGGATCACCTTCCTGGGACAGCCCCTGCTGGGACAGCTGGGCGGCATCGACGCACTCCGGAACGCGCTTCCCTTCCCGGAGGTCTCCCTGCTCCCCATGGACGGTGACCGCGTACTCGTCACCCTGGACGAATGGCCTGACCCCATCGACACACAGACGAAGGCCATCCCGCCCCAGTACCGCGCACTGGCCCGCCTGATGGAGCCCTTCCTCTTCCAATACGAAGGCGAAGAGCTCCTCCCCTTCCAACACGACACGAACGAGTGGCTCCGGCGGTTCCTCAAGCCCTCGCGGCAGTGA
- a CDS encoding ATP-binding protein, whose product MNSTEHTPERPQEAAASPRAAILMVDDHPANLLALEAILEPLGQDLVKATSGEEALKQLLQRDFAVILMDVQMPGLDGFQTAALIKQRERTRTIPIIFLTALSRDAAHVFKGYAHGAVDYLLKPFDPEILRSKVSVFVDLFLKEQQLQRQAALLRQRDREALERQSALRYRRLTEALPEPMWAARADGSLTYANRAWREYSGHHEGYELSLSSFLMDVHPADRERMRTVWSDGVVQVQSSTQEFRLRRKDGVYRWHLARAVPEHDEHGQLVGWLAIATDIDDKRRAEEALGRFKTTLDATLDCVLMFTPDTLTLAYANAGAAKQLSSTVEELVGLSVLEVESAFDETGFRKLLAPLMSGTLPSQTYSTNHRRRDGSEVPVEVVLQYVAEGEGPGRFISVARDITERQRAETALRLASEAKDAFLAAASHELRTPLAAAKGHAHLALLKLGGQTEAGPGKSLQIINRQIDRMAKLVEDLLDISRLQAGRLSLELEPFDLSQLVLETRDRMAVLSQTHELKVEVPERLEGTWDRGRLDQVLTNLLSNAIRYSPEGGQVLVRVVAEGDSGVHLSVKDQGVGIPSEKQRLIFERFGRAHGSKYGGLGLGLTISQGIVEQHGGRIWAESTGTVGQGSTFNVWLPRRTEAQAATPTESSRTPS is encoded by the coding sequence ATGAACTCCACTGAGCACACTCCGGAACGTCCCCAGGAAGCCGCGGCGAGCCCCCGCGCGGCCATCCTGATGGTGGACGACCATCCGGCCAACCTGTTGGCGCTGGAAGCCATCCTCGAGCCGCTGGGCCAGGACCTGGTGAAGGCGACCAGCGGCGAGGAGGCGCTCAAGCAGCTGTTGCAGCGCGACTTCGCGGTCATCCTGATGGACGTGCAGATGCCGGGGCTGGACGGGTTCCAGACCGCGGCGCTCATCAAGCAGCGCGAGCGCACGCGCACCATCCCCATCATCTTCCTCACCGCGCTCAGCCGTGACGCGGCGCATGTCTTCAAGGGCTATGCGCACGGCGCGGTGGACTACCTGCTCAAGCCCTTCGACCCGGAAATCCTCCGCTCGAAGGTCAGCGTCTTCGTGGACCTGTTCCTCAAGGAGCAGCAGCTCCAGCGCCAGGCGGCCCTCTTGCGCCAGCGCGACCGCGAGGCCCTGGAGCGCCAGAGCGCGCTGCGTTACCGGCGGCTCACGGAGGCCCTGCCGGAGCCCATGTGGGCGGCTCGCGCGGATGGGTCGCTGACGTACGCCAACCGCGCCTGGCGGGAGTACAGCGGCCACCACGAGGGGTATGAGCTGTCGCTCTCCTCGTTCCTCATGGACGTGCACCCGGCGGACCGCGAGCGGATGCGCACGGTGTGGAGCGACGGGGTGGTGCAGGTGCAGAGCAGCACGCAGGAGTTCCGGCTGCGGCGCAAGGACGGCGTCTACCGCTGGCACCTGGCGCGCGCGGTGCCCGAGCACGACGAGCACGGGCAGCTGGTGGGGTGGCTGGCCATCGCCACGGACATCGACGACAAGCGGCGCGCGGAGGAGGCGCTGGGGCGCTTCAAGACGACGCTGGACGCCACGCTGGACTGCGTCCTGATGTTCACCCCGGACACGCTCACGCTCGCGTACGCGAACGCGGGTGCGGCCAAGCAGCTGTCCTCCACGGTGGAGGAGCTGGTGGGCCTGTCGGTGCTGGAGGTGGAGAGCGCCTTCGACGAGACGGGCTTCCGCAAGCTCCTGGCGCCGCTGATGTCCGGCACGCTGCCGTCGCAGACGTATTCCACCAACCACCGCCGCCGCGACGGTTCGGAGGTGCCGGTGGAGGTGGTGCTCCAGTACGTGGCGGAAGGGGAGGGCCCCGGCCGCTTCATCTCCGTGGCGCGCGACATCACCGAGCGCCAGCGCGCGGAGACGGCGCTGCGGCTGGCGAGCGAGGCGAAGGACGCGTTCCTGGCCGCCGCGAGCCACGAGTTGCGCACGCCGCTGGCCGCGGCGAAGGGCCACGCGCACCTGGCGCTGCTCAAGCTGGGTGGGCAGACGGAGGCGGGCCCCGGCAAGTCGCTGCAGATCATCAACCGGCAGATCGACCGCATGGCGAAGCTGGTGGAGGACCTGCTGGACATCAGCCGGCTGCAGGCGGGGCGGCTGTCATTGGAGCTGGAGCCGTTTGATTTGTCGCAGCTGGTGCTGGAGACGCGGGACCGCATGGCGGTGCTGTCGCAGACGCACGAGCTGAAGGTGGAGGTCCCCGAGCGCCTGGAGGGCACGTGGGACCGGGGGCGGTTGGATCAGGTGCTGACGAACCTGCTCTCCAACGCCATCCGCTATTCACCGGAGGGCGGCCAGGTGCTGGTGCGCGTGGTGGCGGAGGGCGACAGCGGCGTGCACCTGTCGGTGAAGGACCAGGGTGTGGGCATCCCCAGCGAGAAGCAGCGCCTCATCTTCGAGCGCTTCGGCCGCGCGCACGGCAGCAAGTACGGCGGGCTGGGCCTGGGGCTCACCATCAGCCAGGGCATCGTGGAGCAGCACGGGGGCCGCATCTGGGCGGAGTCCACGGGCACGGTGGGTCAGGGCTCCACCTTCAACGTCTGGCTGCCCCGGCGCACGGAGGCCCAGGCGGCGACGCCGACGGAGTCCTCGCGCACGCCGAGCTGA